From the Pocillopora verrucosa isolate sample1 chromosome 11, ASM3666991v2, whole genome shotgun sequence genome, the window TCTTCCGCTAAGTTACTCTCCTGGGTGATAAGAGCTGATAAAAATAGGGGTACTCGTTCTAAAACACTTGTCGCTTTTGTCTCTCACTTTTACTGATAAGATGTCATCAGAGATGATAttgctctttgtttttctcataaCATATCAGTTTTAATCGGCAGCGGATAATTATAACTGAATATGCTTACGTGCAAACTTTTCTGATCTTTAGAAAATGAATGGGACTTAAACAATGAGATGTTGCTTGATGAATTGCATCCTACGTAAAACTGAATGTCATTGCCATTTCAAGGGAAATAATTAATCAGTGTAAATTAAGTAATAATTTCACCGAACTGCCTTCTTTAGGAGCTCGTTAAATAGTTTAGAGGTGGAGAAAACCTTGACATTCATCCCTAATAAGATTGAAAGATTTCGGCGGTTTCGGTACTGATCGACTCGAACTGGCTTATCCGTGGCTTTTGTGTGTTCTTCTCTTGTTCGGCTAACCataaaaccaaacattttgtatttcagtttgtttttaataGGTTTTATTTGCGTCAGTATACATTTGGCTTCCCCTGCACAGATGTCATATCACTGCGATATCAGCTATAGGAATattgttatttgtttatctATGATAAACAACGGCTCAACAATTTCGTTCAGCCGTCATTTATGCGGCGAAATTTTTTATGCCGTTACAGGGTCTCTCGAGTTCTTTAGTAATCTATGAAGCAAAATCCTGTTGAGAGCATCAACATGATGGATAAAACGTAATTTTCTTATTCAGAATCCAtacaaaaatagttttttttactgaaatagTTCTACGCAAAATGACAGTTTATTATGAATTGTTTGAATGAGGCTATTAGTTGTGCTGTTTATAATAGTGATATTGGTGAAATGGTTTTGGGTTAAATTACGTAACACTGACCGTAAAAGGATTCCTTGCACTCATTGATATTGTTAGAAAGCGTGTTGGTCGAAGATTTCGGAAATCGTTTAAGGTGCTATAAGGCTTGCTTAATTTAGCCTGAAACAAACTTGCTGAATCAAACAGGAAAAGTTGTCAAGTGAGAGAATTTTGGCAAAGAGTTTAAGAATTAAGCacaaataaacattgaaaatactaatgtatttaaaattctttctcaTGACCCCTTGCTTTCAGAATGAATTGACGAATTGTTCAGTTATCTTTTGTGTCAAGGACCCCGCAGTTAACCAGACTACAATAATAAATATTCGTGAATTACAAAAATGAGGTCATCAGATGGAAGAAAAAGATAGCTTCGCTTTCAAATCACTGACACTGGGCAAAATCATTTGGCATACACTAAAAATGACAGAGAAAAACGGTGTAGAGAGTCTCGGATGGCGTGCTTGATTTGGAAAGATTCCCGTGTCATTGAGAAGGAGGTCACGTTTTTGAGAGTTCCGGGCCTGTGGGCAAGCAAATTGTTGCACGGTACTCCTTTATTCCACAAATAAAATAGAGAAGTTTAGAAGATTAAATAAGTAAAGTGAGTCAAATTCTTGTATCTGTTATACTGGTGAAGAGTTAAGAAAATTTGACGTTTCAAACcaggaaaaaataacaaattttcaatACACCTGTGAGCTGGCAGTAACCAAGTGTGACGATCATGTCCATAAATGGTTATAATGACCTTATTTGGTTGATTAGTCGATAGTTATAAACTTCGTACTCCTTCTCCTTCGCCAGTAGTGAATGCAGTGACATTCCTGAGGAACCCACCGACTAAGTTTGGATAAAGTGATCTCTCTCAGTTTACGAGGCTTGTTCTGCAATCCGTTTGAGGTTTTTCTACGATGGAGCTTGCTAAGAAGTGTCCATTTTTGGCTCGTGTTCCCTCATCTTTCGTTCGCAAGGCGAGAGGCCCAGTGCTCGTTTCTTACGCCGAGCGTTGCCCCGTGATGTCGGAGGTTTTGAACAAAACCGACGAAATTCCCGATAAGAACGAAGGTAAACCTACATTATTTGTGttgttgtacttttttttaatttgatttaacGTTTAAACAATGATGCCGAGCGATCGAAGTTATTTTCAAGCTCATGTAGTATTGTCAAGTTGCATAACATGTCAGCTGAATTAAAACTTCCTTTCATCACAGGAGCTAAGACCCACGGAGCCGCAACATCAGCTAAAGGTTTGTATTCAATCTCAACTTTTCTGGCATTAAGTCTTTCAAACgagaaggaaaatttctttgtcGACCTTAACTATTGGGAGACCTTCTCATCTCTTCGTGTTGTGTTTGTGTGATTTGTGCGTGGTAAGCTGAAGTCGCAATTTTATTGTACAATTCACTTGGTATACGACATCAGTAAGATCCCacgttatttgtttttaatttaagcttctGTAATGAGTAGGAATGCCATTGAAAACCTGTGTATTTCCAATATTTGGGCTTTTTTGTGATTTGAAGTGTCTCTGgcaatttgaaacatttccaaTCCGGCTTCTGTACGGTTCTGTTTGTCTGCGTGTCATCGTCCCATGACAAGGCGGAAAATTAATCTTCCTTGACGGCAACAACATTTGCATTTacgcatttttcttttgtttggcaTATTCTGTGGGACATGGTTGATTAGAGACATTCTTGTCGGCGAATGCTTTCCAAATCACTTTTTCCGTTTTCCGAGTTTGTTGTTCGTCACGCAGTCGATCTTGTTTTTCTATATTTCAATCGGTTACTAGATTTCGCCACCTCGTTTTCTAAAAGTGTCGCGGAAAGATATAAACATTGACAAAAATTGCTGACTCACTTACAACGGAACTTAGATTAAAACCTGATTACAAAGGAGGTCATTAACAATTTCggctttaaaaaatgaatatttggaaaggatgtatcgatattgtTCAGTTAACTCGACATCGACTCCGTTCAAAACAGCGTAGCAACAAATGATCTAAAAATATTTGTATCACGCATCATTTTTAAGAGTGATTGAAATTTATTCTCGCAATTCTTGAAATTTGGTCTTGaagtgaatttaaaaaaaaaaactattagcAAGTTGAGCTGTTAATAAACTTCAGGAAACGGATGTACATCAAGAGATGATATTGGACGGTTGCCTTGACAATGACTCTGCAGCTCTTAATTACCTATTTGGGAATGAGGTGAACTCTAAATGTAATCGCTAGCAATCCTCTGCTCAAAAATGGATATTTCAAAGATATAAACAAGTTTCCAAGACAAATGAACATGATAATGTGTCACAAAGTGAcacaaagtaatttttcaaaattgcaaatGCATTTGTTGATATGTCAAAGGTTACATAGCCTAAATTATTGGGATAGGCCCAGGATATTGGACTTTGCAGTATGAAACACTGGTAACATGTGAATGTCCTACATGTGGAAGTAGTATGATTGCTTGTAGATTTGCATTTGGGTCAGTCTCCTTGCTCCCCATATAACTTACTAGCAAGTGTTACCATGGctgaatatttaaaattttatttaatttacatGTACCTTCTAATAACTTAGACTTACGTGTTTCAAAAATAAAGGTAATATCTTCAAACCCACGCcagttttaaagaagaatgTATTTGCATAATAAgtaaataaactttcaaaatatcACGTTCTCTGTTAGATGTGATCTTCTTGGCAACCCTTAGACAGCAAGCAGCTTTACTGGGAGATCCTTTTTCAACTTAACTTTGTTAACATTTGCATTTGAGTGAGATATTTTTTAGAAGGTAGATGGGCCATTAtctcataattaaacataaaaaaaagaaaaaagtcctGGGTTGAAACCACAGCAAAGCTACAAAGTAGGAGCACAAAAGCGCAAATCTTAAGAATGTTCTGACATGCCAGGAGTTCAAGAATGTTTCtgatattttttacttttttttcatatctttttgCCTGGGAACCAAGAGATGTTTACTAAGAATGCTAAACTTAAAAGTAAAGGGCTAACCTCatctgttttccttcttttgaatTGTATTTTCAGCTGGTAAATGTCCAGTTATGCACAATGCCACTGAGGTAAACAATAATGAACTTGTTACCTGCGCCTGTGATTATCAAGAAGGAACTGGGAAGAAGGATACAACCTTGGAGTCAggtattgaaaacaaaaacttgtgTAGTTGCTTGAGCAATTTGTGATTGCTGTTgtataaggttttttttttacgtataAGAAAAAACGTTATCATTTACTGGACTTGTAGCTTTAAAGGcttgagtttttttaatttcttgtgcCTCTAGGATTTTTATTAACCCTTGAACTTCTAAGATCTAactattaattctcccctccagctgttccacatttccttgtaaattagcaATGAGAATTTAGAGCAAGATAACAACATCTaagtgataagtttgagtatccATCAGATACTATATGGATTTTATAGGTCTGGAaaaagttacatgtgaatccCTTCTGGGAATCAAAGAGTTAAGGGCCAGCTATCATTAGGCTGCTGCTACATACAAGTTGTCTTTCCACAATCTGATGATGCTTTATTTGGAAGAATTTATGGACTCTTTCATGGTCTTAGTCTGTGTGAACAGTTTTCAcctaaaaaagcaaattttctCCACCATATCAGAAATACATGATTTCTAGCAATTAAAAACTCTTcactacaaaatttaaaagcataTCTTAAATTAACCTGTGCcatcagttgaaaattttgtccAATATAGTTCtgttttaactgaaaataaGAAGCCAGCAGTgaataaaagaaagtaaagaatAAAAAGCCAGCAGTCATGTTAAAACAGACTTGTAACAGATAATTATCTTTTCTTTCAGCTGGAAAGTGTCCTTTCTCAAGTGGCAAGTTAGTTGTGGATGCTGTGCAAAAAATTCACCCTACCCCTGCAATGAAGGTGGGAAATGTTTTTGCCCAGGCCACTGGAGTGCGTCAACTGGTCACCATGCCCCTCGCTGTTCAAGGTAATTTGTAAACATGTCTGGAGAGTATCTACAgtcaaagtttctttttcaaaggttaaccctttaaatcctatgagtgactaagacagaatttctccttacaatatcaatacagtatcaactagattagtgatgagaataaagaaaaatatcaatttggggataataagttgatccaatacaaattctctgaactaacgttataaaaattgtatggttgacagtaaggagaattacgaatttgatctgggagttaaagggtaaattgAATATTGTTGCAATCTTGTACCTCCTCTGTATACTTACCTACTGgtttgtgtttttaatttttcaggtCCTGCACCCAGCATTGAGGCCTTTCAGTCTCACTTTGATTATGACCGATTCTTTTTGGATGAGattgagaagaaaaagatgGACAACACCTACCGTATTTTCAAGAGGGTGAACCGCCTGGCTGAGACTTTTCCACATGCCAAGGATTACAGTGATTCTTTGGCTGGAAAAGATGTGTCAGTTTGGTGCAGTAATGATTATCTGGGGATGAGCCGACACCCAGAAGTGCTGAAGACTGCAAGGTAAGGGAAGTGAGATGCTGTATTGAGGGTGAAATGCTAGTGCCTTCCATTTATTAAGAAGGCATTGCAACAAACAGGCTGTTACAAACATGTCACCTCTGTTTGAGCCAAGTTCAACTTTTACAATAGGggaacttttttgtttttccaggGAGACTATTGACAAGCATGGAGTTGGTGCTGGAGGTACTAGAAACATCTCTGGCACAAGCAGTTATCATGAAACCTTGGAGAAGAAACTGGCAGAAATACATAAGAAGGAAGCAGCACTGCTCTTTACTTCTTGTTATGTAGCCAATGACACTACTCTGTTCACTCTGGCTCGTCAATTACCAGGTGAAGACATGTCCCAAGTTTAATAGTGGAAAAGATTTAAAAGTAGTGTGATTCTCACTAGTTTATAACTGATTGGGCTGTGTGCTGCAATCACCATTTTTGTTTGCTCTTAACTCAGTTTTTTCacatttaacaaatatttttttaatacaaatgtTTCAATATTTGCAAAATGAGTACTGGTATGTTACCAGTACTTTTCAACCTGCCACCCTTTCATACTGGGACTGTTTTGGGGGACTATTGTTTTAAAAGTAGGCAGACTTACCTggttaggaaaaaaattgtcaaattcaaaatttatcattccAATAAGTTATTAGACTGTTATTGTAGTGTTGATTTCTTCCCAAGTTTCTTCAAGTTGTGGTGAAGAGCGTGTTACCCACAAAATATGCagatttacaaagaaatgttcatTCTTTTTCCCCTCGACATAAACTTACTACTGTGATACCATTGTtgtggaaacatttttaatagtGTTGGACTACTATTCCTGTTGCAGGCTGCCTGATTTTTTCTGATTCTGGTAACCATGCCTCCATGATCCAGGGCATTCGCAACAGTGGAGCAAAGAAGTTTATCTTCCGTCATAATGATGTAGAGCATCTGGAGCAGCTTCTGGAGCAAGCAGACCCTGAGGTGCCAAAGATTGTGGCATTTGAGACTGTGCATTCCATGACGGGGGACGTATGTCCATTAGAAGAGCTGTGTGATGTAGCACACAAGTATGGGGCTCTGACCTTTGTGGATGAGGTAAGTAGACTGGGATTGATGTCGAACCTTTCAATCTGACAGCTTACTAGGAGTGCTTCTTTAAACTGCCTTTTGTTGATCCTGTCATATTTTTGTAACCTGTCAGTTTGACAGTCTATGGAGATTGTGAGGGAGATTGTTTTATCAACCCTTGCCGATACGTCAGCTTATAAGTAGTATACGATTATTTCTGGTCTGCAGTTTTGATTGAGAAGTATGTCAGTCTCCAAACCAACATTGTTGGCACATTAAGTTATAGCTAGTAACAGCCCTAATGACACGGTCAAAATCATATTAGAGAGTCAAATAGTATTGCAGCCTGTAAAGGAGTGTTTAATTTAAGGATGATTAGAACTGTTGTTTTTATATTTGTGTATATTTTTCTTACACCTTAATTAGTGGGACATACCTTGCATGGTGTGTCAGCACTTTTGGTTTTCTCCTTCTCCACAAGTCTTCGTTATTGTagtgataaatttaatttaatttattgtcTATTTGTAATGTAGTGGAGTGAATCTGTAATAAATAACAGTAACCTGTTCAGGACCGCAACGTGGCCATTAATTCTAGCGTCCATCTCTAAACCATTGCGTTGCTTATAAAGATTATTGTAGTACTGATGAATTGTTTTCAATCAACAGGTTCATGCAGTGGGTATGTACGGTGACAACGGTGCAGGCATTGGCGACCGAGACAACATCATGCACAAGATGGACATTATCACTGGTACCCTTGGCAAGGCCTTTGGATCCATTGGAGGGTACATTGCTGCATCAGCTGCCCTTGTTGACAACGTGCGCAGCTATGGCTCCGGTTTTATCTTCACCACCTCCCTTCCTCCTGTCACTGTGAACTCTGCTATTACATCTGTCAGTATTCTGGCCAGTGATGAAGGACGTAGTTTGCGTGAAAAGCATCAGAATGCTGTGCGCACCTTGCGAAACAAGTTGGTGAAAGCTGGTCTTCCTGTGGTGTATGCTCCGAGTCAGATTATACCGGTGCATGTAAGTGTCTGTAATTCATGTTTTGTCGAGAAAAACCGAATTTTAAAGGGACAGTTATTTGAATGAAATCTAACTAAGTATAGGCTTCAGACAATTTACGGAccattatcttttttttacaaGTGAGTGTTAATCCTTGTGTCGCAATGGCAACAACATTTTAGactttttgaaaatgttcctaTAAATCAACTTTGTAACGAATGCATTTGACTAAATTGGATAAGCCATAAAACGCGGCGAGgattaaatttatatttggtTCATCCGCAGGTTGGTGATGCAGCCAAGTGCACAGCCATCTCCAACGAAATGCTGACCAAATATGGCATGTATGTCCAGTCTATCAACTACCCAACAGTTGAACGCGGCAAGGAGAGGTTGCGTATCGCTCCCACTCCTGAACACAACGAAGCCATGATGGACAAGTTCACCGAAGCTCTGGTCAAGGCCTGGAAGGACAACGGAATGCGTTTTCTGACCCCCCATTGCACCACTGCATGCGACTGTCAGGAGCGCTGCATCACCTACAAAGAGCTGGATTGCAACAAGTATGCTTCCCAGGTTGGCGCCTAGAATGCCGGCCAATATTGCTCTCCGAATCGACTTTTCCAGTGGGCGTGTTAAGCTCTCAAAGTGGAACTATATTTAAGAATTGTTAAATGTAATTTTCTGGAGAAATCTGAAATAATCATACAGTGAAATCATCACGTTCTTGTGTCTGTGTGTTGGTTGTTTACTTTGTTCCATCTTGGTTgagtttcctttttgtttatgtCCCCGTGTTTTCACTGATTTTCTGGTAAGACTTAAAACTTGTGTTTCTTTGTGCTCAGTGTTTTCAATTCTGAACCAAATCTTTGGAGTTCTATTGGTTTCGAGTCATGACACCTTTATCTACTCAGAGATGCTGCCCTTATGCCTTTTGAAACCAATAATGTCTGTTGTGTCTTATGTGAGCCTTTTACAGGCTCACATATGTGAGCCTTTTTTATTGGTTTCGAGTCATGACACCTTTATCTACTCAGAGATGCTGCCCTTATGCCTTTTGAAACCAATAATGTCTGTTGTGTCTTATGTGAGCCTTTTTCTGTTGGTGACTGCCTTTATGCCGGTACAGAGAGTGCCACTGTCTTGCTTTGACGCAAGGTATCCCGAGATACTACCAGTTGTCGCCTTTGAAACCAATACTGACCAATGTAGGATCTACTTGACTTGTTATTTTCAAGGAACTGTGACTGCCCTTATGCCAAGACTGTGTTAAAACAGTGAGTTTTCTTGCTGTTATGGACTGCAATGCTGGTTGCTGAAAACATCCTGTTCGGAGGCCGTCAGTGCATCTTGCGCTCTGAAGAGATGATTGCGCTTATGCCAAAGCACTTGACAATGAACCACAAAGCTGGTTCTACATATGAAGAAAGAGCCCTTATGCCAATTGGTCAACGACGCTCAAGAACTTTAGACTGTGGCCAACTTGTGCGAAACGTGGTCCTTAACGTGCCAACTAAAGGGAATTGAAAAGTTTAGTTTAGTAACACTGTTATTAGATTAGATAATGGGGTGACTGCCTTTTATGCCAAAGCCGTTTCGGCTACGTAGAGAGTGGACAAATAATTTAATGACACTGCTGTGACCCTACAGCTACGAAATGGAACTCTGAGGTATAGATAAATCGATTCGCGGGGAGTAAGTTATGTAAAATTGGAAGAGTTTTTCAGGACAACGAGCGAACGATGTTGGTTTTCGGATTTCCATTTAGTATCTGTAATGACCCTTTTCATTCTTGAAGCGGTTCATAGAGCGCAGAAGTCGAAGGAGATAAATCTGAAAAGACAATTCTAGCGGACTGGcgatttgaaaacaaagataTCGGGACATGACAGTGGGACGCCTTGCCTGTGTTCCCTTATTCCTTTCTTTAcgtatttttttactttgtaaacTTTATTAATAGCACAGCTACGAAATGGAACCTCCGGGTTTAGTTGAATCGATTCGCAGGGAGAAAGTAGAGTAAAAAAGGGGGAAGTTTTTCAGGAATAACGTGCGAACGATGAAGGGTTACGGTTTCCACTTAGTACCTGTGTTGCCTCTTGCCAATTTACAATTAGCTTAAGAAGATTTACACGTCTAGGGAGCTACATTCGGAGTAGCAATTTAGCGGATTTGTCGTTagtgagaaaaaagaaaccggATATGTCCTTGGTTAAAAATCGGTGTTGGGTTTTTGTAGATAGTGGTAAGTTTTAGTCTTCTTTTGAGTGAAACTCGAGATTCAAACTTACCAATTAAAATGTATTGCTTACATAACCAAAAGTGTTCTTGACGCATTACTTTCTAGTTCTGAACAACGTCGCACTTTTGATAGCTTACTCGTCATGACTAAAAAGCTCCGCAAGTCCTTTACCATCTCTCTTCCCAGCTATAGGTTGCACTCCCGCTCGACACATTTGTGGCCTCAGGAAGAAGCATGTGGCTACTGATAAAGGGCAATTTTTAAAGCATCGAAAGGAACTAGGGGTTTTATAGTGAcgctagaaggtagtgttgcCCAAGATTTGTATTCGCATGCAAACGGTAAACCTGCCACACCCCACATATCCTACACACCCGCCGCCTGTTAAGCTCATTTTCTGTGTAGGGCGCCAGACCACCTTTCGGGAGGTCGAGGGTTAAAGCCGTAGTCCGGGTtaacactcagggtcttaaaataactaaggAGAATGTACTGCCTCAGCTATGACATCTGCAGATGGTTGAACATTCTTGTCTCCTCAGATAAGGTCGAAAAACCGAAGGCCCTGTCCCGTGCATGTCCTCTGCGCTGCATAGCAGGGGACGTCGAACAACCCACACACTTCTCGGTGATGAGGTCTGACCTTATTTCCAAAAATCATAAATTGGGGGCACCTGcaaaattccctttcaaaaagttgtaaactgctcaatgcagtccGACTAAAGTCCCCTGAAGAGCGCATTAGAGCATATCTATATGGAGAATGTGCTAAATaaattcatcattatcattatacgTACTatgttccacaagagaaagatgattcaagaaaaTGGTGACTAATTGACATTCAACCAATGAGTAAATGGTaacaaatgatgaaaataacgaTAGTAATAATACTAATGCTAATAACAATAGTAATGGTGCCGAAAACTTAAAGGGGCTTGCCCAAGAACCTCATTGTTCCTCTATACTCAGCTAAGCTACATTAATGACTAAACTGTGCTTTTCATTTTGCcttttaattataaattatCTCCTTATTTCATTGCAATTCCATTCTGTTTCATACAACAAGGAATTCCATGCTAAAGGATATTCTTCCATTCCATCATTCTATCATTTCATCGAATAGCGTCACCCTGTTAAACTTCGCTTCGCGAATTCACCGGCTCTTTAGAGTATTATTCGCTGATTGAAATGGTAAAACGCTCTCTCTCAAAATTGGCcacaagtgtccaaaatcgaaaatcggccactagggtccaaaatccatTATCGGTCACTAAGGTCCCAAATTGAAGATCGGCCACTAGAGTATAAAATTCAATATCGGCCATTATGgtccaaaatgaaaaattggccactagggttcaaaatgaaaaaatcagCCATTAGTGTCAAAAAACTAATATCGGCCACCAGTGTCCTAAATCAAAAATCGGCTTCCAGGGTCCAAAATGTAAAATTGGCCACTAGTGTCAAAAATCTTATATCGGCCACTCGTGTCCAAATTCCAAAATAGGCCACCAGGGTCCAAAATGCAAATTCGGCCACAAGTGTCCAGAATCCAAAATCGACCACAAGTTTCTAAAATCGAGGATCGGCCACTGGTGTCTAAAATCTCTCACTGGCCACTCGGGTCCAAAATTTAAATCGGTCACTAATGTCCAAAATCTGtaatcggccactagggtctAAAATGCAAAACCGGCCACTTGAGTCCAAAATCGAAAATCGGCCACTAATGTCCACAATCGAAAATCAGCCACCAGGGTCCAAAGTgggccactagggtccaaaatccatAATCGGTCACTGAGGTTCAAAATTGAAGATTGGCCACTGATATCCAAATTTCAATATCGGCCACTATGGTCCAAAATGCAAAATTGGCCACTAGGTTCCaaaatgcaaattggccactgGGGTCCAAAATGCAAGattggccactagtgtccaaaatccaaaatcggccactagggtccatTATTCAACATCGACCATTATACTCCAAAAGGAAAAACTGGCCACTAGCGTCCAAACTGCAAAATCGGtaactagtgtccaaaatcgagAGCCGGCCACTGGTAttcaaaatgcaaaatcagccactagggtccaaaatctaaaatccaaaatcggccacttgtGACCAAAATCCAAATTCGGCCATTAGAGTCCAAAATTCAATATCGGctactagtgtccaaaatcgtAAATCGGCCATTGGGGTCCAAAATCGTTAATCGGCCACTATCATCCAAAATCCGAAATCGGCCACTGgggtccaaaatccaaattcggccactagtgtccaaaatcacaaatcggccactaagCTCCAAAATCCAAATTCGGCCATTCTTGTCCAAAATCTTAAATCGGCCACAAGAGCCCAAAATCCAAATTCGACCACTAGTTTCCAAGATCCAAAATCGGC encodes:
- the LOC131787296 gene encoding 5-aminolevulinate synthase, yielding MELAKKCPFLARVPSSFVRKARGPVLVSYAERCPVMSEVLNKTDEIPDKNEGAKTHGAATSAKAGKCPVMHNATEVNNNELVTCACDYQEGTGKKDTTLESAGKCPFSSGKLVVDAVQKIHPTPAMKVGNVFAQATGVRQLVTMPLAVQGPAPSIEAFQSHFDYDRFFLDEIEKKKMDNTYRIFKRVNRLAETFPHAKDYSDSLAGKDVSVWCSNDYLGMSRHPEVLKTARETIDKHGVGAGGTRNISGTSSYHETLEKKLAEIHKKEAALLFTSCYVANDTTLFTLARQLPGCLIFSDSGNHASMIQGIRNSGAKKFIFRHNDVEHLEQLLEQADPEVPKIVAFETVHSMTGDVCPLEELCDVAHKYGALTFVDEVHAVGMYGDNGAGIGDRDNIMHKMDIITGTLGKAFGSIGGYIAASAALVDNVRSYGSGFIFTTSLPPVTVNSAITSVSILASDEGRSLREKHQNAVRTLRNKLVKAGLPVVYAPSQIIPVHVGDAAKCTAISNEMLTKYGMYVQSINYPTVERGKERLRIAPTPEHNEAMMDKFTEALVKAWKDNGMRFLTPHCTTACDCQERCITYKELDCNKYASQVGA